One part of the Neodiprion virginianus isolate iyNeoVirg1 chromosome 3, iyNeoVirg1.1, whole genome shotgun sequence genome encodes these proteins:
- the LOC124300163 gene encoding E3 ubiquitin-protein ligase RNF13-like isoform X1, whose protein sequence is MPRCCLSHRVQLWLAILTICVAYAGADILVFSTTAKHQITEFRDAPARFGGLIPVEGIKGMVVYADPPTACNPIAEPPNIPNYVGKWIVLIARLNCTFEEKIRMAQAANYDAAIIHNIGSNEIEQMSAENPSGIGIPSVFVGEDTGVYLRSEYLYDQYFILINDDLPFNINTRLLLPFAIVVGICFLVMVIFMIVQVIKCIKDRRRQRRHRLPNSSLKKIPTHKYTKGDPYETCAICLEDYAEGEKLRVLPCAHAYHTKCIDPWLTKNRRVCPVCKRKVFATDERVTDSESDTDVDDSTPLIRDGHQGTQGGTFTPQRDNPFTRASRNLNRSGSNSSNSSLNSERQLVSADDEENGNNGESSRSKLFVVSDSHSINGEPPELERSASSTKPHTVNLDTQDVHPVIQIVPVRNPRILVNPVAPNSGHPIMVPTNPLPIPTILSEEHERNDYHA, encoded by the exons ATGCCTCGCTGTTGCCTTAGCCACAGAGTTCAATTATGGCTTGCCATATTAACGATATGCGTCGCATATGCTGGTGCCGATATCCTAGTGTTTTCAACGACAGCTAAGCATCAGATAACTGAATTTCGTGATGCTCCGGCAAGATTTGGTGGCCTCATACCAGTAGAAGGAATAAAG GGAATGGTTGTGTATGCAGACCCGCCAACAGCCTGCAATCCAATTGCCGAGCCACCAAATATTCCAAATTATGTTGGAAAGTGGATTGTATTGATAGCCCGTTTAAATTGTacctttgaagaaaaaatccgTATGGCACAAGCTGCTAATTATGATGCAGCGATCATACACAACATAGGTAGCAACGAAATTG AACAGATGTCAGCGGAAAATCCAAGCGGCATTGGGATTCCCTCTGTATTTGTCGGCGAGGATACCGGCGTTTATCTTCGAAGCGAATATCTGTACGATCAGTACTTCATCCTGATTAATGATGATTTACCTTTTAACATCAACACCCGCCTTTTGCTACCCTTTGCCATTGTCGTCGGAATATGTTTTCTAGTCATGGTCATATTTATG ATTGTGCAGGTAATTAAATGCATCAAGGACAGAAGACGGCAACGCAGGCACAGGCTACCTAATTCAAGCTTGAAGAAAATTCCCACCCACAAGTATACTAAGGGAGATCCGTACGAGACGTGTGCAATTTGTTTGGAAGATTATGCCGAAGGTGAAAAACTGAGGGTCTTACCATGCGCCCACG CTTATCACACGAAATGCATAGATCCGTGGCTGACGAAAAATAGACGCGTCTGTCCAGTTTGCAAGCGTAAGGTATTTGCGACGGATGAACGCGTCACCGACAGTGAAAGTGACACGGACGTCGATGATTCTACACCACTGATCCGCGATGGGCATCAAG GTACGCAAGGCGGCACCTTTACGCCACAACGGGATAATCCTTTTACAAGAGCCTCCCGAAATCTGAACAGGAGTGGGTCGAATAGTTCGAACAGCAGTTTGAACTCTGAGAGGCAGTTGGTCAGTGCTGACGACGAAGAGAACGGTAACAATGGTGAATCTTCCAGAAGTAAACTGTTTGTGGTCTCGGACAGCCATAGTATAAATG GCGAACCACCGGAGCTCGAACGATCGGCAAGCAGTACGAAGCCACACACAGTAAATTTAGACACTCAAGATGTCCATCCCGTCATACAAATTGTGCCTGTGAGAAATCCCAGAATTTTAGTTAACCCAGTCGCACCGAATTCGGGCCATCCGATAATGGTACCGACAAATCCATTGCCCATACCGACAATTCTTTCGGAGGAGCATGAGAGGAATGATTACCATGCGtag
- the LOC124300163 gene encoding E3 ubiquitin-protein ligase RNF13-like isoform X3: protein MGMVVYADPPTACNPIAEPPNIPNYVGKWIVLIARLNCTFEEKIRMAQAANYDAAIIHNIGSNEIEQMSAENPSGIGIPSVFVGEDTGVYLRSEYLYDQYFILINDDLPFNINTRLLLPFAIVVGICFLVMVIFMIVQVIKCIKDRRRQRRHRLPNSSLKKIPTHKYTKGDPYETCAICLEDYAEGEKLRVLPCAHAYHTKCIDPWLTKNRRVCPVCKRKVFATDERVTDSESDTDVDDSTPLIRDGHQGTQGGTFTPQRDNPFTRASRNLNRSGSNSSNSSLNSERQLVSADDEENGNNGESSRSKLFVVSDSHSINGEPPELERSASSTKPHTVNLDTQDVHPVIQIVPVRNPRILVNPVAPNSGHPIMVPTNPLPIPTILSEEHERNDYHA, encoded by the exons GGAATGGTTGTGTATGCAGACCCGCCAACAGCCTGCAATCCAATTGCCGAGCCACCAAATATTCCAAATTATGTTGGAAAGTGGATTGTATTGATAGCCCGTTTAAATTGTacctttgaagaaaaaatccgTATGGCACAAGCTGCTAATTATGATGCAGCGATCATACACAACATAGGTAGCAACGAAATTG AACAGATGTCAGCGGAAAATCCAAGCGGCATTGGGATTCCCTCTGTATTTGTCGGCGAGGATACCGGCGTTTATCTTCGAAGCGAATATCTGTACGATCAGTACTTCATCCTGATTAATGATGATTTACCTTTTAACATCAACACCCGCCTTTTGCTACCCTTTGCCATTGTCGTCGGAATATGTTTTCTAGTCATGGTCATATTTATG ATTGTGCAGGTAATTAAATGCATCAAGGACAGAAGACGGCAACGCAGGCACAGGCTACCTAATTCAAGCTTGAAGAAAATTCCCACCCACAAGTATACTAAGGGAGATCCGTACGAGACGTGTGCAATTTGTTTGGAAGATTATGCCGAAGGTGAAAAACTGAGGGTCTTACCATGCGCCCACG CTTATCACACGAAATGCATAGATCCGTGGCTGACGAAAAATAGACGCGTCTGTCCAGTTTGCAAGCGTAAGGTATTTGCGACGGATGAACGCGTCACCGACAGTGAAAGTGACACGGACGTCGATGATTCTACACCACTGATCCGCGATGGGCATCAAG GTACGCAAGGCGGCACCTTTACGCCACAACGGGATAATCCTTTTACAAGAGCCTCCCGAAATCTGAACAGGAGTGGGTCGAATAGTTCGAACAGCAGTTTGAACTCTGAGAGGCAGTTGGTCAGTGCTGACGACGAAGAGAACGGTAACAATGGTGAATCTTCCAGAAGTAAACTGTTTGTGGTCTCGGACAGCCATAGTATAAATG GCGAACCACCGGAGCTCGAACGATCGGCAAGCAGTACGAAGCCACACACAGTAAATTTAGACACTCAAGATGTCCATCCCGTCATACAAATTGTGCCTGTGAGAAATCCCAGAATTTTAGTTAACCCAGTCGCACCGAATTCGGGCCATCCGATAATGGTACCGACAAATCCATTGCCCATACCGACAATTCTTTCGGAGGAGCATGAGAGGAATGATTACCATGCGtag
- the LOC124300163 gene encoding E3 ubiquitin-protein ligase RNF13-like isoform X2 — translation MPRCCLSHRVQLWLAILTICVAYAGADILVFSTTAKHQITEFRDAPARFGGLIPVEGIKGMVVYADPPTACNPIAEPPNIPNYVGKWIVLIARLNCTFEEKIRMAQAANYDAAIIHNIGSNEIEQMSAENPSGIGIPSVFVGEDTGVYLRSEYLYDQYFILINDDLPFNINTRLLLPFAIVVGICFLVMVIFMVIKCIKDRRRQRRHRLPNSSLKKIPTHKYTKGDPYETCAICLEDYAEGEKLRVLPCAHAYHTKCIDPWLTKNRRVCPVCKRKVFATDERVTDSESDTDVDDSTPLIRDGHQGTQGGTFTPQRDNPFTRASRNLNRSGSNSSNSSLNSERQLVSADDEENGNNGESSRSKLFVVSDSHSINGEPPELERSASSTKPHTVNLDTQDVHPVIQIVPVRNPRILVNPVAPNSGHPIMVPTNPLPIPTILSEEHERNDYHA, via the exons ATGCCTCGCTGTTGCCTTAGCCACAGAGTTCAATTATGGCTTGCCATATTAACGATATGCGTCGCATATGCTGGTGCCGATATCCTAGTGTTTTCAACGACAGCTAAGCATCAGATAACTGAATTTCGTGATGCTCCGGCAAGATTTGGTGGCCTCATACCAGTAGAAGGAATAAAG GGAATGGTTGTGTATGCAGACCCGCCAACAGCCTGCAATCCAATTGCCGAGCCACCAAATATTCCAAATTATGTTGGAAAGTGGATTGTATTGATAGCCCGTTTAAATTGTacctttgaagaaaaaatccgTATGGCACAAGCTGCTAATTATGATGCAGCGATCATACACAACATAGGTAGCAACGAAATTG AACAGATGTCAGCGGAAAATCCAAGCGGCATTGGGATTCCCTCTGTATTTGTCGGCGAGGATACCGGCGTTTATCTTCGAAGCGAATATCTGTACGATCAGTACTTCATCCTGATTAATGATGATTTACCTTTTAACATCAACACCCGCCTTTTGCTACCCTTTGCCATTGTCGTCGGAATATGTTTTCTAGTCATGGTCATATTTATG GTAATTAAATGCATCAAGGACAGAAGACGGCAACGCAGGCACAGGCTACCTAATTCAAGCTTGAAGAAAATTCCCACCCACAAGTATACTAAGGGAGATCCGTACGAGACGTGTGCAATTTGTTTGGAAGATTATGCCGAAGGTGAAAAACTGAGGGTCTTACCATGCGCCCACG CTTATCACACGAAATGCATAGATCCGTGGCTGACGAAAAATAGACGCGTCTGTCCAGTTTGCAAGCGTAAGGTATTTGCGACGGATGAACGCGTCACCGACAGTGAAAGTGACACGGACGTCGATGATTCTACACCACTGATCCGCGATGGGCATCAAG GTACGCAAGGCGGCACCTTTACGCCACAACGGGATAATCCTTTTACAAGAGCCTCCCGAAATCTGAACAGGAGTGGGTCGAATAGTTCGAACAGCAGTTTGAACTCTGAGAGGCAGTTGGTCAGTGCTGACGACGAAGAGAACGGTAACAATGGTGAATCTTCCAGAAGTAAACTGTTTGTGGTCTCGGACAGCCATAGTATAAATG GCGAACCACCGGAGCTCGAACGATCGGCAAGCAGTACGAAGCCACACACAGTAAATTTAGACACTCAAGATGTCCATCCCGTCATACAAATTGTGCCTGTGAGAAATCCCAGAATTTTAGTTAACCCAGTCGCACCGAATTCGGGCCATCCGATAATGGTACCGACAAATCCATTGCCCATACCGACAATTCTTTCGGAGGAGCATGAGAGGAATGATTACCATGCGtag